One region of Zootoca vivipara chromosome 7, rZooViv1.1, whole genome shotgun sequence genomic DNA includes:
- the TCP11 gene encoding T-complex protein 11 homolog isoform X5 codes for METANEVSKMTIAHEIVVNHDFKLQEVNFLPNSLESRVKETLHKAFWDILREQLSKTPPDYSHAIKLLQEIKETLLSLLLPRQHRLQCQIEETLDMELIKQEAEHGALDIPNLTTYILGTMAMLCAPVRDEEIQRLRVMADPVHLLREIFRVLNLMKMDMVNFTIQSLRPHLQEHSVEYERKKFQELLKKLPGGLTCTTEWLRKAAAEISTSDLLAASSTSETNGSSVPPSSPAARKVFSVHSPTAVLNQAYMDLLHWEPGKEYPETMLMDKARLDALQMKVNQLAIIAAVLLVSSSTCGSGVFSSPGCGDRLKRVIKALLEGLPDTRLEDVLMDISNQMHEEVNSILLQLGYPVLSTDKAASLKGQLRSLAEKDNAVRILIEQRIQTFLRLCLYPGGQNAKNLPQGLAPIQEELLEVGQRFGSLIHHNRQVFGPYYSGILKKLLLPEGKSEAGTDSH; via the exons ATGGAAACAGCCAATGAAGTCTCGAAAATGACCATAGCACATGAAATTGTAGTAAACCATGACTTCAAATTGCAAGAGGTGAATTTCTTACCAAACAG TTTGGAAAGCAGAGTGAAAGAGACATTGCATAAAGCTTTTTGGGACATTCTGAGAGAACAGCTCTCCAAAACACCACCAGACTATTCCCATGCTATCAAGCTACTTCAAGAAATCAAAGAG ACCCTActgtccttgctcctgccccgaCAACATCGTCTGCAATGTCAGATTGAAGAAACTCTGGACATGGAGCTGATAAAACAGGAGGCTGAGCATGGTGCTTTAGATATCCCCAACCTCACCACTTACATCTTAGGTACCATGGCAATGCTCTGTGCACCTGTTAGAGATGAGGAGATACAGAGACTACGAGTCATGGCAGACCCAGTTCATCtgctcag AGAGATCTTCAGAGTTCTGAACCTAATGAAAATGGATATGGTAAATTTTACCATACAAAGCCTTCGACCCCATCTCCAAGAGCACTCTGTTGAGTATGAAAGGAAAAAATTCCAGGAGCTCCTGAAGAAGCTACCAG GTGGCCTCACTTGCACAACTGAGTGGTTGCGCAAGGCAGCAGCTGAAATATCAACCTCTGATCTGCTAGCCGCCTCATCCACCTCTGAGACCAATGGATCATCTGTTCCACCCTCCTCTCCGGCTGCTAGAAAAGTGTTCTCTGTCCATAGTCCCACAGCTGTGCTAAACCAAGCATACATGGACTTGCTGCATTGGGAGCCAGGAAAAGAATATCCTGAG ACTATGTTGATGGACAAAGCCCGCTTGGATGCCCTTCAGATGAAAGTGAATCAGCTAGCCATTATTGCTGCAGTCCTATTAGTGAGCAGCAGTACATGTGGAAGTGGAGTGTTCAGCTCACCAGGATGTGGAGATAGGCTAAAACGGGTAATAAAAGCCCTTCTGGAAGGACTTCCTGACACAAG GTTAGAAGATGTTTTAATGGATATCAGCAATCAAATGCATGAGGAAGTTAATAGCATTCTCCTTCAGTTGGGGTATCCTGTTCTCAGCACTGACAAGGCTGCTTCACTTAAAGGCCAACTCAGGAGTCTTGCAGAGAAGGACAATGCAGTACGGATTCTAATTG AGCAACGGATCCAAACGTTTCTTAGGCTTTGTTTGTATCCTGGTGGCCAGAACGCTAAGAATCTACCCCAAGGCCTTGCTCCTATTCAAGAAGAATTACTGGAAGTGGGCCAGAGGTTTGGCAGTTTGATTCATCACAACAGACAGGTGTTTGGTCCCTACTACTCAGGGATACTAAAGAAATTGCTGCTTCCAGAGGGAAAATCTGAAGCAGGGACAGATTCCCATTAA
- the TCP11 gene encoding T-complex protein 11 homolog isoform X2, with amino-acid sequence MPNPKTTSSDSNDSQNIDCNPRKVRDHEDSHGGDMPSLCPPDIPPSSPPQILSVSELMETANEVSKMTIAHEIVVNHDFKLQEVNFLPNSLESRVKETLHKAFWDILREQLSKTPPDYSHAIKLLQEIKETLLSLLLPRQHRLQCQIEETLDMELIKQEAEHGALDIPNLTTYILGTMAMLCAPVRDEEIQRLRVMADPVHLLREIFRVLNLMKMDMVNFTIQSLRPHLQEHSVEYERKKFQELLKKLPGGLTCTTEWLRKAAAEISTSDLLAASSTSETNGSSVPPSSPAARKVFSVHSPTAVLNQAYMDLLHWEPGKEYPETMLMDKARLDALQMKVNQLAIIAAVLLVSSSTCGSGVFSSPGCGDRLKRVIKALLEGLPDTRLEDVLMDISNQMHEEVNSILLQLGYPVLSTDKAASLKGQLRSLAEKDNAVRILIEQRIQTFLRLCLYPGGQNAKNLPQGLAPIQEELLEVGQRFGSLIHHNRQVFGPYYSGILKKLLLPEGKSEAGTDSH; translated from the exons ATGCCTAATCCTAAAAcaacctcaagtgacagcaatgaCTCTCAGAACATAGACTGTAATCCTAGAAAAGTAAGGGACCATGAAGACAGCCATGGCGGAGACATGCCTAGCCTCTGCCCACCTGACATCCCACCTT cCAGTCCTCCCCAAATTCTTTCTGTGTCAGAACTCATGGAAACAGCCAATGAAGTCTCGAAAATGACCATAGCACATGAAATTGTAGTAAACCATGACTTCAAATTGCAAGAGGTGAATTTCTTACCAAACAG TTTGGAAAGCAGAGTGAAAGAGACATTGCATAAAGCTTTTTGGGACATTCTGAGAGAACAGCTCTCCAAAACACCACCAGACTATTCCCATGCTATCAAGCTACTTCAAGAAATCAAAGAG ACCCTActgtccttgctcctgccccgaCAACATCGTCTGCAATGTCAGATTGAAGAAACTCTGGACATGGAGCTGATAAAACAGGAGGCTGAGCATGGTGCTTTAGATATCCCCAACCTCACCACTTACATCTTAGGTACCATGGCAATGCTCTGTGCACCTGTTAGAGATGAGGAGATACAGAGACTACGAGTCATGGCAGACCCAGTTCATCtgctcag AGAGATCTTCAGAGTTCTGAACCTAATGAAAATGGATATGGTAAATTTTACCATACAAAGCCTTCGACCCCATCTCCAAGAGCACTCTGTTGAGTATGAAAGGAAAAAATTCCAGGAGCTCCTGAAGAAGCTACCAG GTGGCCTCACTTGCACAACTGAGTGGTTGCGCAAGGCAGCAGCTGAAATATCAACCTCTGATCTGCTAGCCGCCTCATCCACCTCTGAGACCAATGGATCATCTGTTCCACCCTCCTCTCCGGCTGCTAGAAAAGTGTTCTCTGTCCATAGTCCCACAGCTGTGCTAAACCAAGCATACATGGACTTGCTGCATTGGGAGCCAGGAAAAGAATATCCTGAG ACTATGTTGATGGACAAAGCCCGCTTGGATGCCCTTCAGATGAAAGTGAATCAGCTAGCCATTATTGCTGCAGTCCTATTAGTGAGCAGCAGTACATGTGGAAGTGGAGTGTTCAGCTCACCAGGATGTGGAGATAGGCTAAAACGGGTAATAAAAGCCCTTCTGGAAGGACTTCCTGACACAAG GTTAGAAGATGTTTTAATGGATATCAGCAATCAAATGCATGAGGAAGTTAATAGCATTCTCCTTCAGTTGGGGTATCCTGTTCTCAGCACTGACAAGGCTGCTTCACTTAAAGGCCAACTCAGGAGTCTTGCAGAGAAGGACAATGCAGTACGGATTCTAATTG AGCAACGGATCCAAACGTTTCTTAGGCTTTGTTTGTATCCTGGTGGCCAGAACGCTAAGAATCTACCCCAAGGCCTTGCTCCTATTCAAGAAGAATTACTGGAAGTGGGCCAGAGGTTTGGCAGTTTGATTCATCACAACAGACAGGTGTTTGGTCCCTACTACTCAGGGATACTAAAGAAATTGCTGCTTCCAGAGGGAAAATCTGAAGCAGGGACAGATTCCCATTAA
- the TCP11 gene encoding T-complex protein 11 homolog isoform X1: MFSTRNKMPNPKTTSSDSNDSQNIDCNPRKVRDHEDSHGGDMPSLCPPDIPPSSPPQILSVSELMETANEVSKMTIAHEIVVNHDFKLQEVNFLPNSLESRVKETLHKAFWDILREQLSKTPPDYSHAIKLLQEIKETLLSLLLPRQHRLQCQIEETLDMELIKQEAEHGALDIPNLTTYILGTMAMLCAPVRDEEIQRLRVMADPVHLLREIFRVLNLMKMDMVNFTIQSLRPHLQEHSVEYERKKFQELLKKLPGGLTCTTEWLRKAAAEISTSDLLAASSTSETNGSSVPPSSPAARKVFSVHSPTAVLNQAYMDLLHWEPGKEYPETMLMDKARLDALQMKVNQLAIIAAVLLVSSSTCGSGVFSSPGCGDRLKRVIKALLEGLPDTRLEDVLMDISNQMHEEVNSILLQLGYPVLSTDKAASLKGQLRSLAEKDNAVRILIEQRIQTFLRLCLYPGGQNAKNLPQGLAPIQEELLEVGQRFGSLIHHNRQVFGPYYSGILKKLLLPEGKSEAGTDSH, translated from the exons ATGTTTTCTACTAGAAACAAGATGCCTAATCCTAAAAcaacctcaagtgacagcaatgaCTCTCAGAACATAGACTGTAATCCTAGAAAAGTAAGGGACCATGAAGACAGCCATGGCGGAGACATGCCTAGCCTCTGCCCACCTGACATCCCACCTT cCAGTCCTCCCCAAATTCTTTCTGTGTCAGAACTCATGGAAACAGCCAATGAAGTCTCGAAAATGACCATAGCACATGAAATTGTAGTAAACCATGACTTCAAATTGCAAGAGGTGAATTTCTTACCAAACAG TTTGGAAAGCAGAGTGAAAGAGACATTGCATAAAGCTTTTTGGGACATTCTGAGAGAACAGCTCTCCAAAACACCACCAGACTATTCCCATGCTATCAAGCTACTTCAAGAAATCAAAGAG ACCCTActgtccttgctcctgccccgaCAACATCGTCTGCAATGTCAGATTGAAGAAACTCTGGACATGGAGCTGATAAAACAGGAGGCTGAGCATGGTGCTTTAGATATCCCCAACCTCACCACTTACATCTTAGGTACCATGGCAATGCTCTGTGCACCTGTTAGAGATGAGGAGATACAGAGACTACGAGTCATGGCAGACCCAGTTCATCtgctcag AGAGATCTTCAGAGTTCTGAACCTAATGAAAATGGATATGGTAAATTTTACCATACAAAGCCTTCGACCCCATCTCCAAGAGCACTCTGTTGAGTATGAAAGGAAAAAATTCCAGGAGCTCCTGAAGAAGCTACCAG GTGGCCTCACTTGCACAACTGAGTGGTTGCGCAAGGCAGCAGCTGAAATATCAACCTCTGATCTGCTAGCCGCCTCATCCACCTCTGAGACCAATGGATCATCTGTTCCACCCTCCTCTCCGGCTGCTAGAAAAGTGTTCTCTGTCCATAGTCCCACAGCTGTGCTAAACCAAGCATACATGGACTTGCTGCATTGGGAGCCAGGAAAAGAATATCCTGAG ACTATGTTGATGGACAAAGCCCGCTTGGATGCCCTTCAGATGAAAGTGAATCAGCTAGCCATTATTGCTGCAGTCCTATTAGTGAGCAGCAGTACATGTGGAAGTGGAGTGTTCAGCTCACCAGGATGTGGAGATAGGCTAAAACGGGTAATAAAAGCCCTTCTGGAAGGACTTCCTGACACAAG GTTAGAAGATGTTTTAATGGATATCAGCAATCAAATGCATGAGGAAGTTAATAGCATTCTCCTTCAGTTGGGGTATCCTGTTCTCAGCACTGACAAGGCTGCTTCACTTAAAGGCCAACTCAGGAGTCTTGCAGAGAAGGACAATGCAGTACGGATTCTAATTG AGCAACGGATCCAAACGTTTCTTAGGCTTTGTTTGTATCCTGGTGGCCAGAACGCTAAGAATCTACCCCAAGGCCTTGCTCCTATTCAAGAAGAATTACTGGAAGTGGGCCAGAGGTTTGGCAGTTTGATTCATCACAACAGACAGGTGTTTGGTCCCTACTACTCAGGGATACTAAAGAAATTGCTGCTTCCAGAGGGAAAATCTGAAGCAGGGACAGATTCCCATTAA
- the TCP11 gene encoding T-complex protein 11 homolog isoform X3: MSFSMKALGIECGIFFMLSFAPLLSLGAALFYGYIQTSIASPPQILSVSELMETANEVSKMTIAHEIVVNHDFKLQEVNFLPNSLESRVKETLHKAFWDILREQLSKTPPDYSHAIKLLQEIKETLLSLLLPRQHRLQCQIEETLDMELIKQEAEHGALDIPNLTTYILGTMAMLCAPVRDEEIQRLRVMADPVHLLREIFRVLNLMKMDMVNFTIQSLRPHLQEHSVEYERKKFQELLKKLPGGLTCTTEWLRKAAAEISTSDLLAASSTSETNGSSVPPSSPAARKVFSVHSPTAVLNQAYMDLLHWEPGKEYPETMLMDKARLDALQMKVNQLAIIAAVLLVSSSTCGSGVFSSPGCGDRLKRVIKALLEGLPDTRLEDVLMDISNQMHEEVNSILLQLGYPVLSTDKAASLKGQLRSLAEKDNAVRILIEQRIQTFLRLCLYPGGQNAKNLPQGLAPIQEELLEVGQRFGSLIHHNRQVFGPYYSGILKKLLLPEGKSEAGTDSH, translated from the exons ATGTCTTTTTCAATGAAGGCACTAGGAATTGaatgtggaatcttctttatgctAAGCTTTGCTCCACTACTAAGCCTTGGTGCTGCCCTATTCTATGGGTACATCCAGACAAGTATTG cCAGTCCTCCCCAAATTCTTTCTGTGTCAGAACTCATGGAAACAGCCAATGAAGTCTCGAAAATGACCATAGCACATGAAATTGTAGTAAACCATGACTTCAAATTGCAAGAGGTGAATTTCTTACCAAACAG TTTGGAAAGCAGAGTGAAAGAGACATTGCATAAAGCTTTTTGGGACATTCTGAGAGAACAGCTCTCCAAAACACCACCAGACTATTCCCATGCTATCAAGCTACTTCAAGAAATCAAAGAG ACCCTActgtccttgctcctgccccgaCAACATCGTCTGCAATGTCAGATTGAAGAAACTCTGGACATGGAGCTGATAAAACAGGAGGCTGAGCATGGTGCTTTAGATATCCCCAACCTCACCACTTACATCTTAGGTACCATGGCAATGCTCTGTGCACCTGTTAGAGATGAGGAGATACAGAGACTACGAGTCATGGCAGACCCAGTTCATCtgctcag AGAGATCTTCAGAGTTCTGAACCTAATGAAAATGGATATGGTAAATTTTACCATACAAAGCCTTCGACCCCATCTCCAAGAGCACTCTGTTGAGTATGAAAGGAAAAAATTCCAGGAGCTCCTGAAGAAGCTACCAG GTGGCCTCACTTGCACAACTGAGTGGTTGCGCAAGGCAGCAGCTGAAATATCAACCTCTGATCTGCTAGCCGCCTCATCCACCTCTGAGACCAATGGATCATCTGTTCCACCCTCCTCTCCGGCTGCTAGAAAAGTGTTCTCTGTCCATAGTCCCACAGCTGTGCTAAACCAAGCATACATGGACTTGCTGCATTGGGAGCCAGGAAAAGAATATCCTGAG ACTATGTTGATGGACAAAGCCCGCTTGGATGCCCTTCAGATGAAAGTGAATCAGCTAGCCATTATTGCTGCAGTCCTATTAGTGAGCAGCAGTACATGTGGAAGTGGAGTGTTCAGCTCACCAGGATGTGGAGATAGGCTAAAACGGGTAATAAAAGCCCTTCTGGAAGGACTTCCTGACACAAG GTTAGAAGATGTTTTAATGGATATCAGCAATCAAATGCATGAGGAAGTTAATAGCATTCTCCTTCAGTTGGGGTATCCTGTTCTCAGCACTGACAAGGCTGCTTCACTTAAAGGCCAACTCAGGAGTCTTGCAGAGAAGGACAATGCAGTACGGATTCTAATTG AGCAACGGATCCAAACGTTTCTTAGGCTTTGTTTGTATCCTGGTGGCCAGAACGCTAAGAATCTACCCCAAGGCCTTGCTCCTATTCAAGAAGAATTACTGGAAGTGGGCCAGAGGTTTGGCAGTTTGATTCATCACAACAGACAGGTGTTTGGTCCCTACTACTCAGGGATACTAAAGAAATTGCTGCTTCCAGAGGGAAAATCTGAAGCAGGGACAGATTCCCATTAA
- the TCP11 gene encoding T-complex protein 11 homolog isoform X4, with amino-acid sequence MFSTRNKMPNPKTTSSDSNDSQNIDCNPRKVRDHEDSHGGDMPSLCPPDIPPSSPPQILSVSELMETANEVSKMTIAHEIVVNHDFKLQEVNFLPNSLESRVKETLHKAFWDILREQLSKTPPDYSHAIKLLQEIKETLLSLLLPRQHRLQCQIEETLDMELIKQEAEHGALDIPNLTTYILGTMAMLCAPVRDEEIQRLRVMADPVHLLREIFRVLNLMKMDMVNFTIQSLRPHLQEHSVEYERKKFQELLKKLPGGLTCTTEWLRKAAAEISTSDLLAASSTSETNGSSVPPSSPAARKVFSVHSPTAVLNQAYMDLLHWEPGKEYPETMLMDKARLDALQMKVNQLAIIAAVLLVSSSTCGSGVFSSPGCGDRLKRVIKALLEGLPDTRLEDVLMDISNQMHEEVNSILLQLGYPVLSTDKAASLKGQLRSLAEKDNAVRILIDNQQCQDKAQYYHAG; translated from the exons ATGTTTTCTACTAGAAACAAGATGCCTAATCCTAAAAcaacctcaagtgacagcaatgaCTCTCAGAACATAGACTGTAATCCTAGAAAAGTAAGGGACCATGAAGACAGCCATGGCGGAGACATGCCTAGCCTCTGCCCACCTGACATCCCACCTT cCAGTCCTCCCCAAATTCTTTCTGTGTCAGAACTCATGGAAACAGCCAATGAAGTCTCGAAAATGACCATAGCACATGAAATTGTAGTAAACCATGACTTCAAATTGCAAGAGGTGAATTTCTTACCAAACAG TTTGGAAAGCAGAGTGAAAGAGACATTGCATAAAGCTTTTTGGGACATTCTGAGAGAACAGCTCTCCAAAACACCACCAGACTATTCCCATGCTATCAAGCTACTTCAAGAAATCAAAGAG ACCCTActgtccttgctcctgccccgaCAACATCGTCTGCAATGTCAGATTGAAGAAACTCTGGACATGGAGCTGATAAAACAGGAGGCTGAGCATGGTGCTTTAGATATCCCCAACCTCACCACTTACATCTTAGGTACCATGGCAATGCTCTGTGCACCTGTTAGAGATGAGGAGATACAGAGACTACGAGTCATGGCAGACCCAGTTCATCtgctcag AGAGATCTTCAGAGTTCTGAACCTAATGAAAATGGATATGGTAAATTTTACCATACAAAGCCTTCGACCCCATCTCCAAGAGCACTCTGTTGAGTATGAAAGGAAAAAATTCCAGGAGCTCCTGAAGAAGCTACCAG GTGGCCTCACTTGCACAACTGAGTGGTTGCGCAAGGCAGCAGCTGAAATATCAACCTCTGATCTGCTAGCCGCCTCATCCACCTCTGAGACCAATGGATCATCTGTTCCACCCTCCTCTCCGGCTGCTAGAAAAGTGTTCTCTGTCCATAGTCCCACAGCTGTGCTAAACCAAGCATACATGGACTTGCTGCATTGGGAGCCAGGAAAAGAATATCCTGAG ACTATGTTGATGGACAAAGCCCGCTTGGATGCCCTTCAGATGAAAGTGAATCAGCTAGCCATTATTGCTGCAGTCCTATTAGTGAGCAGCAGTACATGTGGAAGTGGAGTGTTCAGCTCACCAGGATGTGGAGATAGGCTAAAACGGGTAATAAAAGCCCTTCTGGAAGGACTTCCTGACACAAG GTTAGAAGATGTTTTAATGGATATCAGCAATCAAATGCATGAGGAAGTTAATAGCATTCTCCTTCAGTTGGGGTATCCTGTTCTCAGCACTGACAAGGCTGCTTCACTTAAAGGCCAACTCAGGAGTCTTGCAGAGAAGGACAATGCAGTACGGATTCTAATTG